The Knoellia sp. S7-12 region CCAGGAGCGGGAAATGAGTTCCGACGTCAAGACATCGGGTATGCCGGACGGTCCCGTCCCGTCGTCGGCTGCCGGTTCCGGTGACGATGCATCCGGGCGCAGCCCGAAGGAGAACGCCGAGCGCGCCACCAAGCTCGCCAAGGCCGGTGACTGGTCCCGGAGAGCTCCCCTGCTCCCCGCGCTGATCTTTGTCATCGTCCTCACCCAGCTGCCGTTCGTCGCGACGATCGTCGTGTCGTTCATGAACTGGAACGCCTACTACCCGGAGGAGCGCGGGTTCGCCGGGTTCGACAACTTTGCCCGCGTCTTCACCGACAGCAACACCCGCAGTGCGGTCATGGTGACGATCCTGCTCACGGTGCTCGTCGTCGGCATCAGCCTCGTGATGGGCATGGCCATCGCGCTGCTCCTCGACCGCAAGTTCCGCGGCCGAGGCATCGTCCGCACGTTGATGATCACGCCGTTCCTCATCGTGCCCGTCGCCGCGGCCCTGCTGTGGAAGCACGCGCTCTACAACCCCGAATATGGCCTGTTCAACGGGTTGCTCAAGGCAGTGTTCGGTGAGAACGCGCCCCAGCCCGACTGGATCAGCAACAACCCGCTCATCGCCATCGTCGCCGCCCTCGTGTGGCAGTGGACGCCGTTCATGATGCTCATCCTGCT contains the following coding sequences:
- a CDS encoding sugar ABC transporter permease, with amino-acid sequence MSSDVKTSGMPDGPVPSSAAGSGDDASGRSPKENAERATKLAKAGDWSRRAPLLPALIFVIVLTQLPFVATIVVSFMNWNAYYPEERGFAGFDNFARVFTDSNTRSAVMVTILLTVLVVGISLVMGMAIALLLDRKFRGRGIVRTLMITPFLIVPVAAALLWKHALYNPEYGLFNGLLKAVFGENAPQPDWISNNPLIAIVAALVWQWTPFMMLILLAGLQSRPLDVVEAARIDGASAWQIFRTMTLPHMRQYIELSGLLGAIYVVQNFDHVFTITSGGLGTANLPYFIYQTFYTAQDYGRASAAGVVVVVGTIIIATAALRTAFSLFQEDNK